The window ATAGAAGCTATTATACATTGCAGAGACGTATATCAAGCGGATATGCTTCATTTTGTTATCGAGCATTTTCAGAGCAGTATTCGTGAGATGATGATGAGGCAATATATCTTGCTTTCAATAGTGGAAGAAAAATTACTTCATAGAATGGAAGAAACGGAGAATCGTTTAGTTCGCCTTGGGGATGACCTTTTTGATGGAGAGAACCGTCTTACAGTGACATCTGCGAACGTCACGCCGGTATCGGCGAAGTTTTATCTTGGCATTTATCTGGATTCCGAAGCAAATAATGGTATTCGCGGTTTGAAATCTTATAATGTAAAAGCCCTTGAATTTGCTGAACTAGTTATTAATCAATATCGCGCAGAAATGCGTAGGCTGGAAGAAAAATCATGGCGAGTTATGCCAATAGTTTAACGGAGGATCAGATGAGCGACGAAAGAATCAAATCAACGGAATCGGGAATGCTATTTTATGATCTTTTGATTCTTCTTAGAGAGCTTGTTCGAAACCAGCTTGGATACTCGGCCGATCCAGAAACCGGCGAAGCGAAAAAAGACATCAATTCTGCTAGACATCTGGTGGACATCATTGGTGTTCTACAAGAGAAAACCGATGGAAATCTCTCCAAACAGGAAAAACTTGTCATGGAAAATTTACTTACTGAGCTGAGAATGGCGTGTGTCCGTGCCTCAGAGAGCGAATAGATTTCGATATGATCCATTTTGATGGCAATATGACACGCGAACGTAAATCGATGGTAGAACGAACTATCGTGGCAAGAGGGATAAGCGATAGAGCGGTCATCTCGGCAATGTTAAAAGTTCCGAGGCATAAGTTTGTGCCTAAGGCCTTGCGAAAAGAGGCCTACGAGGATTGTCCCTTGCCAATCGGTTATAATCAAACGATAAGTCAACCTTATATCGTAGCCTTGATGGTAGAGTTAGCCCATATAGATCGAAACAGCAAGGTTCTCGAGATAGGAACTGGAAGTGCATATCAGGCGGCGGTTTTAGCCGAGATAGCAGATCAGGTTTACACTATTGAAATAGTTAAAGAGCTTATGCTGTTATCTGTCGAGAAAATAAGCGCTTTAGATTATGAGAATGTTCATTTGCGTCTTGGTGATGGCGCCAGCGGATGGCTGGAAGAAGCGCCATTCTCTGCGATTATCGTTTCTGCGGCACCGAAGAAGATACCTGAGGCCATGATCGAACAACTAGCTGTTTATGGGAAACTGGTCGTTCCAGTCGGTAAACATGACCAGATTCTGAAAGTCATTACTCGAACAGAGCACGGTATTGAGGTCGATGATAGTATTCCTGTGCGTTTTGTCCCTATGACCGGGGAGATTTTCGACGAATGATAAAGATCAATTTTAAGCGACTAGCATTATTCGGGATTATATCCTCGCTAGTTTTAGCTGCTTTCCTCTTAATGCTTGTGGCCTTTAGGATAGCCTCGCTGAATGGTGAAGGATTTACTTTTGTTAGTGTAATCAAAAGCTTCGATCTGCTTTATGAGATTATATTTTTGCCCTATTCAAACGCGATACACTCAATATTAGCTTTGTTACTTGGAATAGCTGTATTTTCATTTTATAAAACTGGAAAAGAGAATCAAAAATGAGGAAAACAATATTGATTTTGCTAATTATTGGCTTTGCACTTTATGCAGCTGATAGTCTCGATGTTAGCCTTCTCGGACGCTTTACTGCAACATCACCGGAGGATATAGTTGTTTCAGAAAATAGAGCATACATAGCGAATTCCTCTGGCGGATTGCAAATACTAGATATTTCAGATCCGGGACACATATACGAATTGGGTTACCTTTTTCTCCCCGGTAACGCCACAGGTGTATGTCTATTAAACGATTATATTGGTGTTGCATGTTCGGATAGCGCATTCAGAATTTTATCCGTAGAAGATCCCTCGGCGATTTCGGTTGTTGGAATCTATGAAAGTGAATCGGGGGTTTATAGATGTGAGGCGAGAGGTGATACAATATTCCTTAATGGAGAAAGTTTCACTATCCTAGACGCCTCGAACCCGACCTTGCCTTCCTTAACAGGCGAATTCACTACGGTTTTCGATTATTCCGGTTTCGATATTTCTGGCAATCTGGCATATCTTGCAGAGAAAAATTATGGCCTTTCGGTTGTCGATCTCTCTGATCCTACCGCTCCATTGAGTATCGGCCATTACTACGCTTTGGAAGAGTTTTTTCGTGGGGTTTGCACCGACAGGTGGGGGAGAGTCTATCTAGCGGCTAATTCAGGTGTTTTTGCGATGGAATGGATCGATGATTCTTTGAGGGAAATAGGTTATTGGGAATCGCCCGATCCGGTGCACGATATAACTATAGATGGTATATTTGCATTTATTGCTTGTGGACACTCTGGAATGAGGGTGCTGGATATTTCCAATCCCTCTGATATTTCGGAAGTTGGATACTATTCGCTAGGTTCCGAATGCACAGATATTTTTTTGAATTATCCTACAATCTGGGTGACCGGACTTTGGGCGCGTATCAATGCGATGGATATTACTTCGTTTGCCGATATCGAGGATCAAACAAGTCTTCCCGACGCGAATTATATTTACACATATCCAAACCCATTTAATTCGGCGGTTACAATCTCCTTCGACGGCGTAAAGGTGCCTCTACGGGTAGAGATATTCGACCTCGCTGGGCGGCGCGTGGCGCGTTTGCCCGACGACGGAACCGTAGGGGACGGGTCTCCCGTCCCGACGGCGAACGGGCGAGGAGACCTCGCCCCTAAGAATCGCGAATTCACATGGCAACCCGACGCCGCAATCGGCTCCGGCGTTTATCTCGTTCGCGCGAAATACGACGCCGCTCAGCGACCGGATGGAAAGACAGCGACGGAACGAGTAGTGTATTTAAAGTAATTTCGAAAGATTTATAAATAATTTTCTTCGATAAAAAAACGCGTCTGCTTAGGATTTCAGGATAAATTTTGCAAAACGTAGGAATTATGTTGACTTCGAGGGAGAAGAATTATATTCTATTGCCCATGTTGCTTATGAAAGACGCGTGATTTTTGTTCTTTTTATATATGGGAGGGTTTTCGCAGGTTGTTTTGCGCAATCCCACAGTATTAGTAGCGAAACTCCTCCCTAATATGGTGGGTGTGGCTCAGTTGGTTAGAGCACTGGATTGTGGTTCCAGATGTCGGGGGTTCGAATCCCCTCACCCACCCATTGAAATGTTTTTTAGTGTGGCCCCATCGTCTAGGGGTTAGGACACAGGCTTTTCAAGCCTGCGACACGGGTTCGATTCCCGTTGGGGCTACCATTTAATATAAGGCGCGGTTGTCCGCGCCTTATATTATTAATAATTCTACATTATTATTCCTCCTAAGACCTACTTCATTCTCGATCAGTTCGGAAATGACGCTTAAATGCAGGAGATTTCTCTCTTATATCGAAGCGAAAGAGACATGTAAGCATCGGCTTTCCACCAATACTTGACAAGAATAGCTTTATCATTAATTTGAACTCCATGTTGAATTATAGCTTTACTATTTCATATGATGGCTCTTGTTTTAGTGGCTGGCAAATACAACCCGATAGGCGCACTGTTCAAGGCGAGATAGAAAAATGTCTCACACAACTTTTTGATATACCCGTTACGATTACAGGAGCAGGCAGAACAGACGCTGGTGTTCATGCTATGGCACAAGTGGCGAATACAAAACTGCCCGACAGGTTTGAATGTGAAGACCTTCGTTATCGAATGAACCGAATGCTCGCAGCTGATATTGCGATAAAGGGCATAAGTGTAGTGGCCGATGGTTTCTCTGCAAGATTTTCGGCGAAGAGCAAGGTTTATGAGTATCGAATTATCTTCAGTAAAGAACCTATTGCACGCAACTTCACTCTACAACTCGATTACAAGCCGGATATCGTTAAATTGAACGAACTTGCTGGGTGTATTTTAGGCATACACGATTTTTCGCCTTTCGCAGTTAAGAAATCTATTCCCGATAATCCTAAATGTGAGATATTTGGTGCGGTGTGGAGCGAAAGAGAGGGCCTGTTTCAGTTTTCTATTGAGGGCAACCGCTTTTTACATCAGATGGTTCGCGCGCTCGTTGGTGCGATGATAGACTGTGAACGCGGACGCTTTCCAGATAAGATTTTCGCGGAAATGATCGATATAGGGGAAAAGTTAGCTGCATTCAAAGTAGCGCCACCGCACGCGCTTTTCATGCATGAAGTTAAATATTAAATCATTAGAGTTAAATCATTATAATATAACCTATAAGGGCTATTGTCTATATTCTTTTGCGCGCTGTGTTAAAATGATACAGAGCGTCGGTATAGGAACCCCATTCACCCTATCATTTCGAATCTTAGCATATCCCGACAAAGTTGGGTGGTAATCTCGCTCAAATTTGAGATCGCTTCGAAGGATATTTGTCCTCCTC of the bacterium genome contains:
- a CDS encoding DUF366 family protein, which encodes MSLTNMKFKILSTPRDLTGEEMAPHWAYRNFGLLGDSIVALRGNFNVPSEKWMDIEAIIHCRDVYQADMLHFVIEHFQSSIREMMMRQYILLSIVEEKLLHRMEETENRLVRLGDDLFDGENRLTVTSANVTPVSAKFYLGIYLDSEANNGIRGLKSYNVKALEFAELVINQYRAEMRRLEEKSWRVMPIV
- a CDS encoding DUF1844 domain-containing protein; its protein translation is MSDERIKSTESGMLFYDLLILLRELVRNQLGYSADPETGEAKKDINSARHLVDIIGVLQEKTDGNLSKQEKLVMENLLTELRMACVRASESE
- a CDS encoding protein-L-isoaspartate(D-aspartate) O-methyltransferase yields the protein MTRERKSMVERTIVARGISDRAVISAMLKVPRHKFVPKALRKEAYEDCPLPIGYNQTISQPYIVALMVELAHIDRNSKVLEIGTGSAYQAAVLAEIADQVYTIEIVKELMLLSVEKISALDYENVHLRLGDGASGWLEEAPFSAIIVSAAPKKIPEAMIEQLAVYGKLVVPVGKHDQILKVITRTEHGIEVDDSIPVRFVPMTGEIFDE
- the truA gene encoding tRNA pseudouridine(38-40) synthase TruA, with product MLNYSFTISYDGSCFSGWQIQPDRRTVQGEIEKCLTQLFDIPVTITGAGRTDAGVHAMAQVANTKLPDRFECEDLRYRMNRMLAADIAIKGISVVADGFSARFSAKSKVYEYRIIFSKEPIARNFTLQLDYKPDIVKLNELAGCILGIHDFSPFAVKKSIPDNPKCEIFGAVWSEREGLFQFSIEGNRFLHQMVRALVGAMIDCERGRFPDKIFAEMIDIGEKLAAFKVAPPHALFMHEVKY